A genomic segment from Montipora foliosa isolate CH-2021 chromosome 9, ASM3666993v2, whole genome shotgun sequence encodes:
- the LOC137969974 gene encoding collagen triple helix repeat-containing protein 1-like produces MVHFRSNSTPALVFSLVFAILSYFAAANNKSSQLPNNAPASLFYGGIPGMHGKPGSPGLPGRDGRDGREGAKGDQGQPGKAGPQGPRGVVGPDGADGKDGAKGERGVQGPPGQKGERGESGASGAPGVMAFKNWKECAWKNINDGKDHGLIKDCVFTKNFSDTALHVAWTGGFRVSGCTNCCKRWYFTFNGAECSAPLPVDGIVYLGGVKSQDPFRVRHIEGHCNNIHKGKVRVGFWVGNCLGFGNADAYTGYISVSRIFVEEVPKPQA; encoded by the exons ATGGTTCATTTTCGAAGTAATTCAACCCCGGCCTTGGTGTTTTCACTTGTGTTTGCGATCCTGAGTTACTTTGCTGCAGCGAACAACAAGAGCAGCCAACTACCCAACAATGCG CCTGCTTCCCTTTTCTATGGAGGCATTCCTGGAATGCATGGAAAGCCTGGGTCACCTGGGTTACCAGGCCGTGACGGAAGAGATGGTCGTGAAGGGGCCAAAGGAGACCAAGGACAACCCGGTAAGGCTGGACCCCAGGGACCTCGTGGGGTAGTGGGTCCTGATGGTGCGGATGGAAAGGATGGCGCAAAGGGAGAACGCGGTGTCCAGGGCCCTCCCGGCCAAAAAGGAGAGCGAGGAGAGAGTGGTGCAAGTGGAGCTCCAGGTGTGATGGCTTTTAAGAACTGGAAGGAGTGCGCCTGGAAAAACATTAACGATGGCAAAGATCATGGCCTGATTAAG GATTGCGTGTTCACCAAGAACTTCTCTGATACAGCTCTTCATGTGGCCTGGACTGGTGGTTTTCGAGTTTCAGGCTGCACGAATTGCTGTAAACGCTGGTACTTCACTTTCAACGGTGCTGAATGCTCGGCTCCCCTCCCTGTTGATGGTATTGTGTACTTAGGCGGGGTAAAATCTCAAGATCCTTTTcgcgtccgccatattgaagggCACTGTAACAACATTCACAAGGGAAAGGTGCGAGTGGGATTCTGGGTCGGCAATTGTCTTGGATTTGGAAATGCTGATGCGTACACAGGATATATTTCAGTGTCCCGGATCTTTGTCGAGGAAGTTCCTAAACCGCAAGCTTAG
- the LOC137971876 gene encoding uncharacterized protein, with protein MTIMRSSTLRRMITQVNTPHEPHLFREMVQGEDEAIDQFVYSIVGAIEEATYCVSRKDAKKLHAYCAVTPLEVMGTFIPNLTVGSKCVSAEFTVTKGQKEPLLGSESAIELGVLKFQGPLNLVADYSEITRRYKNIFTGIGKFKDFQLKFHIDQQIQPVAQPLWRPAFSLKEKIERKRDA; from the exons ATGACGATCATGCGTTCCTCCACACTTCGTCGCATGATCACTCAAGTGAACACTCCACACGAGCCACATTTATTCAGAGAAATGGTGCAAGGGGAAGATGAAGCAATTGACCAGTTTGTA TACAGCATTGTGGGAGCTATTGAAGAAGCAACATATTGCGTGTCACGAAAGGATGCAAAGAAGCTGCATGCTTACTGTGCAGTTACACCTCTTGAAGTCATGGGAACGTTTATACCAAATCTGACAGTAGGCAGCAAATGTGTTTCAGCTGAATTTACCGTTACCAAAGGGCAAAAAGAACCTTTACTGGGAAGCGAATCAGCCATTGAGCTTGGAGTCCTAAAATTTCAAGGCCCGTTGAATCTTGTGGCAGATTACAGTGAGATAACCAGAAGATACAAGAATATATTTACAGGAATAGGAAAGTTCAAGGACTTTCAACTGAAATTTCATATCGATCAGCAGATCCAGCCAGTTGCACAGCCTTTGTGGCGGCCTGCATTTAGCTTAAAGGAAAAGATCGAGAGAAAACGTGACGCATGA